One genomic window of [Clostridium] scindens ATCC 35704 includes the following:
- the rlmD gene encoding 23S rRNA (uracil(1939)-C(5))-methyltransferase RlmD: MQKNELVTVTIEDIGINGEGIGKVDGYTLFIKDAIIGDVVEAKVMKAKKNYGYARLMNILTPSPYRVKQPKCPMARKCGGCQIQEMEYDRQLAFKEDKIRGNLMRIGEVPAEVLDQALEPIVGMDNPFHYRNKAQFPIGTDNEGHIITGFYAGRTHSIIPNTDCALGVEVNEVILKQILTFMEEYKISAYDETEHKGLVRHVLIRYGFVTKEIMVCLVINGNHLPHGEILAERLAKIEGMTSITLSINKEKTNVIMGSKIEPLWGKTYITDYIANVKYQISPLSFYQVNPVQTEKLYGLALEYAGLTGKETVWDLYCGIGTISLFLAQKAKEVYGVEIVPQAIEDASNNAKINGIENARFYVGKAEEVLPEYYAQYEKEHGRNAHADVIVVDPPRKGCEESLLQTMVDMEPERIVYVSCDSATLARDVKFLREKGYELVRGRGVDQFGHTVHVETVALLIPKQDKDSMFSNSGIEKKLWKEICDLAKQYDVDRVILFGSRARGDYKKVSDIDLAVSGGDVSGFSISVDEETSTLLQYDIVNLDGSVQEELREAIEKEGKVLYEKV, translated from the coding sequence ATGCAGAAAAATGAATTGGTTACGGTTACGATCGAAGATATAGGAATTAACGGAGAAGGCATCGGAAAGGTGGATGGATACACGCTGTTCATTAAAGACGCCATCATCGGCGACGTGGTGGAGGCCAAAGTGATGAAGGCCAAGAAGAACTACGGCTATGCAAGGCTGATGAATATTCTTACGCCATCTCCATACCGGGTAAAACAGCCGAAATGCCCGATGGCCCGCAAATGCGGCGGTTGCCAGATCCAGGAGATGGAGTATGACCGCCAGCTGGCCTTCAAAGAAGACAAGATCCGAGGAAATCTTATGCGTATCGGGGAGGTTCCAGCGGAAGTGCTGGATCAGGCGCTGGAGCCGATCGTAGGCATGGACAACCCATTTCACTACCGGAACAAGGCGCAATTTCCAATCGGAACGGACAATGAAGGACACATCATAACCGGATTCTACGCCGGAAGGACCCATAGTATCATTCCAAATACCGATTGCGCGCTGGGCGTGGAAGTAAACGAAGTAATCCTGAAGCAGATCCTTACATTTATGGAAGAGTATAAGATCAGCGCTTATGACGAGACAGAGCATAAAGGCCTGGTGCGCCATGTGCTGATCCGGTACGGATTCGTCACGAAAGAGATCATGGTCTGCCTTGTAATCAACGGAAATCATCTGCCCCACGGGGAAATCCTGGCAGAGCGCCTGGCGAAGATCGAAGGAATGACCAGCATTACGCTGAGCATCAACAAAGAAAAGACGAACGTTATCATGGGCAGCAAGATCGAGCCCTTGTGGGGGAAAACCTACATTACAGACTATATAGCAAATGTAAAGTATCAGATCTCGCCGCTGTCCTTTTACCAGGTAAATCCGGTCCAGACGGAGAAACTGTATGGACTGGCGCTTGAGTACGCCGGGCTTACCGGCAAAGAGACGGTCTGGGACCTCTACTGCGGCATCGGAACCATATCCCTGTTCCTGGCGCAGAAGGCCAAGGAAGTCTATGGCGTGGAGATCGTGCCCCAGGCCATCGAGGACGCCAGCAATAACGCCAAGATCAATGGAATCGAGAATGCCCGGTTCTATGTGGGCAAGGCAGAAGAAGTGCTGCCGGAGTATTATGCGCAGTACGAGAAAGAGCATGGGAGGAATGCCCACGCAGACGTGATCGTAGTGGACCCGCCGAGGAAAGGATGCGAAGAATCGCTGCTTCAGACCATGGTGGATATGGAGCCGGAGCGGATCGTGTATGTGAGCTGCGACTCGGCGACCTTGGCCCGGGATGTGAAGTTCCTGAGGGAGAAGGGGTATGAGCTGGTTAGAGGGAGAGGCGTGGATCAGTTTGGGCATACGGTGCATGTGGAGACGGTTGCGCTCTTAATCCCAAAACAAGATAAGGATAGTATGTTCAGTAATTCAGGAATTGAAAAAAAGTTGTGGAAAGAAATCTGCGATTTGGCAAAGCAATATGATGTAGATAGGGTGATTCTTTTTGGCTCCCGGGCAAGGGGAGACTATAAAAAGGTAAGCGACATTGACTTGGCTGTGTCAGGGGGGGATGTTAGTGGCTTTTCGATTTCTGTAGATGAGGAGACGAGTACTCTTTTGCAGTATGATATAGTGAATCTGGATGGCAGCGTACAGGAAGAGTTAAGGGAAGCCATTGAGAAGGAAGGGAAGGTGCTGTATGAAAAAGTTTGA
- a CDS encoding HI0074 family nucleotidyltransferase substrate-binding subunit, translating into MKKFDNFCLALENLNDVYNYDEPYENVVLTGLVALYEICFEQSWKAMKEILEYSGFEESATGSPRQVLKTAYKAGLIKDEKVWIEALASRNNVAHAYNKAIALDIVKAVRDRYYGMFEELKKEVEKKWI; encoded by the coding sequence ATGAAAAAGTTTGATAATTTTTGTCTGGCGTTGGAAAACTTAAATGATGTTTATAATTATGATGAGCCATATGAAAATGTGGTTTTAACAGGATTGGTGGCATTGTATGAGATCTGTTTTGAGCAGTCGTGGAAGGCCATGAAAGAAATATTGGAATACAGCGGCTTTGAAGAAAGTGCGACAGGCTCCCCAAGGCAGGTATTGAAAACAGCTTATAAAGCAGGGCTGATAAAGGATGAAAAAGTGTGGATTGAGGCCCTGGCAAGCAGAAATAATGTGGCGCATGCTTATAATAAGGCTATTGCGTTGGATATCGTGAAGGCTGTGCGGGATAGATACTATGGGATGTTTGAAGAGTTGAAAAAAGAAGTAGAAAAGAAGTGGATATAG
- a CDS encoding asparaginase domain-containing protein: protein MKKTHNILIILTGGTICSFADKAGKRDSDVERAHTLIERNFRASGSRYSSEECVTFDKEKPLDILSENMTTGNWNILISKMRTYDYSKYDGVIILHGTDTLAYTGALLSILMAGTKIPVFLVSSQLPPDDEKANGNANFRAAVELIINGIEPNIYAVYRNTETDGSGETQRMYIHYCSHLLQCANRSENFYSPDMAEVSQENAVFEGKSSGGERMYLYHDFELSPCVLRIIPYVGIDYEHYCMKGVKAILHGTYHSSTMAVTPYKDDESKRYTSQAILSLKKRCDECKPPIPLFLEHCHRDAYNYISTGIILKYGAIPVWTMTSEMTYVKLLVGCAFGYEGEKLNEFMNREINDEFVYRD from the coding sequence TTGAAAAAAACCCACAACATCCTTATCATCCTCACCGGAGGTACCATCTGCTCATTCGCCGACAAGGCAGGCAAGCGAGACTCTGATGTAGAGAGGGCGCATACGCTGATCGAAAGGAATTTCAGAGCCTCCGGCTCGCGTTATTCCTCCGAGGAATGTGTGACATTTGACAAAGAGAAGCCCCTTGACATTCTGAGTGAGAATATGACTACTGGTAATTGGAACATCCTTATCTCTAAGATGAGAACGTATGACTATTCAAAATATGATGGCGTTATTATCCTGCACGGTACGGACACCCTTGCTTATACAGGAGCGTTGCTTTCGATTCTGATGGCGGGCACTAAGATTCCTGTGTTTCTGGTCTCCAGCCAGCTTCCGCCGGATGATGAGAAGGCCAATGGCAACGCGAACTTCAGGGCTGCGGTTGAACTGATCATCAATGGGATAGAGCCTAATATTTATGCTGTGTATAGAAATACGGAGACCGACGGATCCGGGGAAACACAGCGTATGTATATTCACTATTGTTCTCATCTGCTGCAGTGCGCCAACCGTTCTGAGAATTTTTACAGTCCGGATATGGCTGAGGTAAGCCAGGAGAACGCTGTTTTTGAGGGGAAATCCTCTGGCGGAGAGAGGATGTACTTGTATCACGACTTTGAACTCTCGCCTTGTGTTCTTCGGATCATTCCTTATGTTGGGATAGATTATGAGCATTACTGCATGAAGGGGGTCAAGGCGATTCTTCATGGCACCTACCATTCAAGCACAATGGCGGTGACTCCATACAAGGACGATGAATCGAAGCGGTACACCAGTCAGGCCATACTGTCGCTCAAAAAGCGATGTGATGAGTGCAAGCCTCCGATCCCGCTTTTTCTTGAGCATTGCCATAGAGACGCGTATAATTACATATCTACAGGCATCATTTTGAAGTACGGCGCCATACCGGTATGGACGATGACTTCTGAGATGACTTATGTAAAATTGCTGGTTGGCTGTGCGTTTGGTTACGAAGGGGAAAAACTGAATGAATTTATGAATAGAGAAATCAACGATGAATTCGTTTATAGAGATTAG
- a CDS encoding 3'-5' exoribonuclease YhaM family protein, producing the protein MRYINTLCEGETIKNVYLCKGKRSAETRNGKPYDNLILQDKTGTLDGKVWDPNSSGIADYDEMDFIEVYGEVISYNNNLQLNIKQIRKAQEDEYVAADYMPTSEKSTEGMYRELLGYVSQIENTYLHQAVEYYFVNDETFIKTFKGHSAAKTVHHGFAGGLLEHTLSVVKFCEYMVGAYPILNKDLLYASAICHDIGKTKELSTFPENDYTDDGQLLGHIIIGVEMMSDAIRTIPGFPEKLASELKHCIVAHHGELEYGSPKKPALAEALALNFADCTDAKMQTLTEIFKDKNTNDWLGYNRLFESNLRKTSI; encoded by the coding sequence ATGAGGTATATCAACACCCTCTGCGAGGGAGAGACTATCAAGAACGTATACCTGTGCAAAGGGAAGCGTTCTGCTGAAACAAGGAATGGAAAGCCATACGACAATCTGATCCTGCAGGATAAAACGGGGACGCTGGACGGCAAAGTCTGGGACCCTAATTCCAGCGGAATCGCAGATTACGACGAGATGGATTTTATAGAAGTATATGGAGAGGTGATCAGTTATAACAACAACCTCCAGCTCAATATCAAGCAGATCCGCAAGGCACAGGAAGACGAGTATGTGGCGGCGGACTACATGCCCACCAGCGAGAAAAGCACGGAGGGAATGTACCGGGAACTGCTTGGCTATGTAAGCCAGATTGAAAATACCTACCTGCATCAGGCGGTAGAGTATTATTTCGTAAATGATGAGACGTTCATCAAGACATTCAAAGGACACTCCGCCGCAAAGACCGTGCATCACGGATTCGCGGGAGGACTGCTGGAGCATACGCTGAGCGTGGTAAAGTTCTGCGAATACATGGTAGGCGCTTATCCGATTCTCAATAAAGACCTGCTGTACGCGTCAGCGATCTGCCACGATATCGGAAAGACCAAGGAACTGTCCACCTTCCCGGAAAATGACTATACGGACGACGGCCAGCTTCTGGGCCACATCATCATCGGCGTGGAAATGATGAGCGACGCGATTCGCACCATCCCCGGCTTCCCGGAGAAACTGGCCAGCGAGTTGAAGCACTGTATCGTGGCTCATCACGGCGAACTGGAATACGGCTCTCCGAAAAAGCCGGCCCTTGCGGAGGCTTTGGCCCTGAACTTCGCGGACTGTACGGACGCGAAGATGCAGACCCTGACGGAGATCTTCAAAGACAAGAACACCAATGACTGGCTGGGCTACAACCGCCTGTTCGAGTCAAACCTGAGGAAGACGAGTATATAA